A window of the Arachis duranensis cultivar V14167 chromosome 5, aradu.V14167.gnm2.J7QH, whole genome shotgun sequence genome harbors these coding sequences:
- the LOC107488084 gene encoding cytochrome P450 87A3-like: MWPLYLVALVIILPTFLAYRWKNPTCNGRLPPGSMGLPLVGETLQFFSPNTSDDISAFLKHRIKRYGSIFKTNLVGRPVVVSTDPDLNYFIFQQEGQVFQSWYPDTFTEIFGRQNVGSLHGFMHKYLKNMVLSLFGPESLKKMISEVEHAACTYLQHWSCQDTVELKEATATMIFDLTAKKLISYDSKNSSENLRENFVAFIQGLISFPLDLPGTAYHKCLQGRKKAMKMLKKMLEERKANPRKEHSDFFDYVVEEVKKEGTILTEAIALDLMFVLLFASFETTSLAITYAFKVLSHNPLVLKQLQEEHESILKRRKDPNSGVTWKEYKSMTYTFQFINETVRLANIAPGIFRKALREINFKGYTIPAGWGVMVCPPAVHLSPAKYQDPLSFNPSRWEGIELNGATRQFMAFGGGMRFCVGADFSKVQMAVFIHCLVTKYRWNPIKGGNIIRTPGLQFPDGFHVQMIKNDQSNQESECTITT, translated from the exons ATGTGGCCTCTATATCTTGTAGCATTGGTCATTATTCTTCCAACATTTTTGGCTTATAGATGGAAGAATCCTACATGCAATGGAAGGCTTCCACCAGGTTCAATGGGGTTGCCACTTGTTGGTGAGACCCTTCAGTTCTTCTCTCCTAACACTTCTGATGACATTTCTGCCTTCCTCAAGCACAGGATCAAAAG GTATGGATCAATATTCAAGACTAACTTGGTGGGGAGACCAGTGGTGGTATCAACAGACCCTGATTTGAATTACTTCATATTCCAGCAAGAGGGACAAGTGTTCCAGAGTTGGTACCCTGATACATTCACAGAGATCTTTGGGAGACAGAATGTAGGATCATTACATGGATTCATGCACAAGTACCTCAAGAATATGGTGCTGAGTCTCTTTGGTCCTGAAAGTCTTAAGAAGATGATCTCTGAGGTTGAACATGCAGCATGCACTTACTTACAACACTGGTCATGCCAGGACACTGTTGAACTTAAAGAAGCAACAGCCACT ATGATATTTGATTTAACTGCCAAAAAACTCATCAGTTATGACTCCAAGAATTCATCAGAGAATCTAAGGGAGAACTTTGTTGCATTTATACAAGGACTTATCTCCTTCCCTCTTGACCTACCAGGAACAGCATATCATAAATGTCTTCAG GGTAGGAAAAAGGCAATGAAGATGCTGAAGAAGATGcttgaagaaagaaaagcaaATCCAAGGAAAGAGCATAGTGATTTCTTTGACTATGTAGTTGAAGAAGTCAAGAAAGAGGGAACAATCCTCACAGAAGCCATAGCCTTAGACCTCATGTTTGTCctcctctttgcaagcttcgaAACCACTTCTCTCGCAATCACTTACGCCTTCAAAGTTCTCTCTCACAATCCCTTGGTCCTCAAGCAATTACAA GAAGAACATGAATCCATACTCAAAAGACGCAAAGATCCTAACTCCGGAGTCACATGGAAAGAATATAAATCAATGACATACACATTTCAG TTCATTAATGAAACTGTGAGACTTGCAAATATAGCTCCAGGAATTTTTAGAAAGGCTCTAAGGGAAATTAATTTCAAAG GATATACCATACCAGCAGGTTGGGGAGTAATGGTGTGTCCCCCAGCTGTTCACTTAAGTCCAGCCAAATATCAAGATCCTCTCTCCTTCAACCCTTCCAGATGGGAG GGAATAGAATTGAATGGTGCAACCAGACAATTCATGGCTTTCGGCGGCGGCATGAGATTTTGTGTTGGAGCAGACTTTTCTAAGGTTCAGATGGCTGTCTTTATTCATTGCTTGGTGACCAAGTACAG GTGGAACCCTATCAAAGGAGGGAATATTATTAGAACGCCTGGATTACAATTTCCAGATGGATTTCATGTTCAGATGATTAAAAATGATCAAAGTAATCAAGAATCAGAATGTACCATCACAACTTAG